A single genomic interval of uncultured Desulfobulbus sp. harbors:
- the amrS gene encoding AmmeMemoRadiSam system radical SAM enzyme — translation MHEALFYQAGEAQKVVCNLCHHHCRISSGKRGRCGVRENREGRLYSLVYGQLVAEHIDPIEKKPMFHLLPGSLSYSISTVGCNFQCRHCQNYQISQYPLVHQGQIAGSDRSPAFVIDQAVQAGCASISYTYVEPTIFYEFAYDCCLLARERGLKNIFVSNGYMTAEVVRHLAPVLDGINIDLKSFQDDFYVKICKARLDPVLENIRLFHELGVLVEVTTLVIPGHNDSEEELQAIAGFLYSISPDIPWHVSGFYPTYQMLDRPSTPAATLVRAREIGLNRGLRYVYTGNVVGSGGEDTLCPGCGALLIARRGFQSTLIGLENGHCAQCRTSIAGVWS, via the coding sequence ATGCACGAGGCACTTTTTTATCAAGCGGGCGAGGCGCAGAAAGTTGTCTGCAACCTCTGTCACCATCATTGCCGCATTTCCTCCGGAAAACGGGGGCGATGCGGAGTCCGGGAGAACAGGGAAGGGCGCCTTTACAGCCTGGTCTATGGCCAACTGGTGGCGGAGCATATCGACCCGATCGAAAAAAAGCCGATGTTTCATCTCCTCCCGGGCAGCCTTTCCTACTCCATTTCCACCGTGGGCTGTAACTTTCAATGCCGTCACTGCCAGAACTACCAGATCTCGCAGTATCCGCTGGTGCACCAGGGGCAGATTGCGGGCTCCGACCGCAGCCCGGCATTCGTTATCGACCAGGCGGTGCAGGCCGGTTGCGCCAGCATCAGCTATACCTATGTCGAACCGACCATCTTCTATGAGTTCGCCTATGACTGCTGCCTGCTGGCGCGGGAACGTGGCCTGAAAAATATCTTTGTCAGCAACGGCTACATGACCGCGGAGGTGGTGCGCCATCTGGCTCCGGTCCTGGATGGGATCAATATCGATCTCAAATCCTTTCAAGACGATTTTTATGTGAAGATCTGCAAGGCACGCCTGGACCCGGTGCTGGAAAATATCAGGTTGTTCCATGAACTCGGCGTTTTGGTCGAGGTGACCACCCTGGTCATTCCCGGACACAACGACAGCGAGGAGGAACTGCAGGCCATTGCCGGCTTTCTTTACTCGATCTCCCCGGATATCCCCTGGCATGTGAGCGGATTCTACCCCACCTATCAGATGCTTGACCGGCCGAGTACGCCGGCGGCAACCCTTGTGCGCGCCCGCGAGATCGGCCTGAACCGGGGACTGCGCTACGTCTATACCGGCAATGTGGTCGGCTCGGGCGGTGAGGATACCCTCTGCCCCGGTTGCGGCGCCCTGCTCATTGCCCGACGGGGCTTTCAAAGCACGCTTATCGGCCTGGAAAACGGCCATTGCGCTCAATGCCGGACCTCGATTGCCGGTGTCTGGAGTTAG
- a CDS encoding methyltransferase → MNLAELLQISGSYWQTCTLHAGVKMDVFSPLCHRSMTAEALAQQLHADPRGLDMLLSALCAMELLVKEGRAFSCNEFSATYLGKQSPQYMGHIIMHHHYLVEGWSKLDQAVQSGTPVRRNSSFETDGRERESFLMGMYNLANQLAPKLAEQLNLADRKRLLDLAGGPGTYAIHFCRKYPQLEAVVFDLASTRPFAETTIAAHGLKDRIRFLAGDVLEDPIGSGFDVVWISHLLHSLGPATSQAVVDKAAAALAKGGTVLIQEFIVDDERTSPLHPALFSLNMLLGTREGQAYAEGQLAEMLNRAGLSRVERLELNLPNGAGILRGIKGRSSV, encoded by the coding sequence ATGAATCTGGCCGAACTGCTGCAAATCTCAGGCTCCTATTGGCAGACCTGCACCCTGCACGCCGGGGTCAAGATGGACGTCTTTTCTCCGCTCTGTCACCGGTCCATGACGGCAGAGGCCTTGGCGCAGCAGCTCCATGCCGACCCGCGCGGACTGGATATGCTGCTCAGCGCCCTTTGCGCAATGGAGCTCCTCGTCAAGGAAGGGCGCGCGTTCAGCTGCAACGAATTCAGCGCCACCTATCTCGGTAAACAGTCCCCGCAGTACATGGGACATATCATCATGCACCACCACTACCTGGTCGAAGGCTGGAGCAAACTCGACCAGGCCGTACAGAGTGGGACACCGGTGCGTCGCAACTCTTCCTTTGAGACCGACGGCCGGGAACGGGAGAGCTTTCTCATGGGGATGTACAACCTGGCCAACCAGTTGGCCCCGAAGCTGGCGGAGCAGCTGAATTTGGCCGACAGGAAGCGTCTGCTTGACCTGGCCGGCGGTCCCGGAACCTATGCAATCCACTTCTGCCGAAAATATCCGCAACTCGAGGCCGTGGTGTTTGACCTGGCCAGCACCCGTCCCTTTGCTGAGACAACCATTGCCGCACACGGACTCAAGGATCGCATCCGCTTTCTCGCCGGCGACGTGCTCGAGGACCCCATTGGATCGGGATTCGATGTGGTCTGGATCTCCCATCTTTTGCACAGCCTGGGGCCGGCGACCTCTCAGGCGGTGGTCGACAAGGCCGCGGCAGCGCTTGCCAAAGGGGGCACAGTGTTGATTCAGGAATTCATTGTAGACGATGAGCGGACCAGCCCCCTCCATCCTGCCCTGTTTTCACTGAACATGCTGCTTGGAACCAGAGAGGGGCAGGCCTACGCAGAGGGGCAACTGGCGGAGATGCTCAATCGGGCCGGACTCTCCCGGGTGGAACGGTTGGAGCTCAACCTGCCCAACGGCGCAGGCATTCTCCGGGGGATAAAAGGACGGAGCAGCGTCTAA
- a CDS encoding HAD-IIB family hydrolase: MKKNDQGLSIVLLSIHGLIRGNNLELGRDADTGGQTLYVVELAQALAKQRGIARVDLVTQRVVDDSVSPDYAQHLEILGENLRIVRIDAGPEQYLPKEQLWDHLDFFADNLVNFFQEENSFPHILHSHYADAGYVGCRLANQLGIPLIHTGHSLGRVKRSRLLASGLNAEEIESRFNMSRRIEAEEQTLSTAERVITSTHQEIAEQYELYDYYQPEQMRVIPPGTNLNQFTPPTGDEHKSALFATLTRHLKDPHKPIVLALSRPDHRKNIAALVEAYGQNERLQELANLIIIAGNRDDINELDEGAQEVFRELLLVIDRYDLYSKVTMPKHHRRDQVPMIYRIAAASGGVFVNPGLTEPFGLTLIEAAASGMPIVATEDGGPKDIIHNCQNGFLINPLEPISIGDAIVKLLVDQDLWRQCAANGLRGVSDHYSWDAHAYRYLEVIKPIAESSERLQRKPVIRRQHLYCDRAIVSDLDLNLVGDSDALERLLEQLRWQRTRSYFIIATGRRFDATLKLMKKHNIPEPDVLITSSGTEIYHAPKLTADTAWAKHIDHQWTPHIVKALLTDLPGLKLQPAAEQSRYKISYYFDPELADLEEIKQILYRDEQAVFIQTAFGQFLDILPLRASKGMALRYVVQQLRLELEKVFVAGGSGADEDMMRGNTLAAVVANRHNEELSQLVDVERIYFSEQSYAAGILEAIEFYDFFGECRDPRSSGGHDDA; encoded by the coding sequence ATGAAAAAAAATGATCAAGGACTCTCCATTGTCTTGCTCAGTATCCATGGACTGATTCGAGGAAACAACCTCGAGCTCGGCCGCGATGCCGATACCGGCGGCCAGACCCTCTACGTTGTCGAACTGGCCCAGGCCCTGGCCAAGCAAAGGGGCATTGCCCGGGTCGACCTGGTCACCCAACGGGTGGTTGACGACAGCGTTTCTCCCGATTATGCGCAGCATCTTGAAATTCTCGGGGAGAATCTCCGTATTGTTCGCATCGATGCCGGCCCCGAGCAGTATCTACCCAAGGAACAGTTGTGGGACCATCTCGACTTCTTTGCCGACAATCTGGTCAACTTTTTTCAGGAAGAGAATTCGTTTCCCCATATCCTCCACAGCCACTACGCCGATGCCGGCTACGTTGGCTGCCGTCTGGCCAATCAACTCGGCATTCCCCTGATTCATACCGGCCATTCGCTTGGCCGGGTCAAACGAAGCCGACTGCTTGCCAGCGGACTCAATGCCGAGGAAATCGAAAGCCGGTTCAATATGAGCCGCCGCATCGAGGCGGAGGAGCAAACGCTTTCCACCGCCGAGCGGGTGATTACCAGCACCCACCAGGAAATTGCCGAGCAGTACGAGCTCTACGATTACTACCAGCCCGAGCAGATGCGGGTCATTCCTCCGGGGACCAATCTCAACCAGTTCACGCCGCCAACCGGCGACGAACATAAAAGCGCGTTGTTCGCCACCCTGACCAGGCACCTCAAGGATCCGCACAAGCCCATTGTTCTCGCCCTGTCCCGGCCGGATCACCGTAAAAACATCGCTGCCCTGGTCGAGGCTTATGGCCAGAACGAACGGTTGCAGGAGTTGGCCAACCTGATCATCATCGCCGGCAATCGCGACGACATCAACGAGCTCGACGAGGGGGCACAGGAGGTCTTCCGCGAGCTGCTCCTCGTCATTGACCGGTACGATCTGTACAGCAAGGTGACCATGCCCAAGCACCATCGACGCGATCAGGTGCCGATGATCTACCGGATTGCCGCGGCCAGCGGAGGCGTGTTCGTCAATCCCGGGCTGACCGAACCCTTCGGTCTGACCCTGATCGAGGCCGCAGCCAGCGGCATGCCGATCGTTGCCACCGAGGACGGGGGTCCCAAGGACATCATTCACAACTGTCAGAACGGGTTTCTCATCAATCCGCTGGAGCCGATATCGATTGGCGATGCGATCGTCAAACTCCTGGTGGACCAGGACCTGTGGCGGCAGTGTGCGGCCAACGGCCTGCGAGGCGTGAGCGACCATTATTCCTGGGATGCGCATGCGTACCGCTACCTGGAGGTTATCAAGCCGATCGCCGAGAGTTCGGAACGACTTCAACGCAAGCCGGTCATTCGCCGTCAGCATCTCTACTGCGACCGGGCCATTGTCAGCGATCTCGATCTCAACCTGGTTGGCGATTCCGACGCCCTGGAACGGCTTCTTGAGCAGCTTCGCTGGCAGCGAACCCGCAGTTATTTCATCATTGCCACGGGACGTCGATTTGACGCCACCTTGAAATTGATGAAAAAACACAATATTCCCGAACCGGATGTACTCATTACCAGCAGCGGCACCGAGATCTATCATGCCCCCAAACTCACCGCAGACACTGCCTGGGCAAAGCATATCGATCACCAGTGGACACCGCACATCGTCAAGGCACTCCTGACCGATTTACCCGGTCTGAAACTGCAGCCCGCAGCCGAACAGAGCCGCTATAAAATCAGTTATTATTTCGACCCGGAACTGGCCGATCTCGAGGAGATCAAACAGATCCTCTACCGCGATGAGCAGGCGGTGTTCATTCAGACCGCCTTTGGCCAGTTCCTCGATATCCTGCCCCTGCGTGCATCCAAGGGCATGGCCCTGCGTTATGTGGTGCAACAGTTGCGGCTTGAGTTGGAAAAGGTTTTCGTGGCCGGTGGTTCGGGCGCGGACGAGGACATGATGCGCGGCAACACCCTGGCTGCAGTGGTGGCCAACCGCCATAACGAAGAACTGTCCCAGCTGGTGGATGTGGAACGGATCTATTTTTCCGAACAGTCCTATGCCGCAGGAATCCTCGAGGCCATCGAGTTTTACGATTTTTTCGGCGAGTGCCGCGATCCGCGGTCCTCCGGAGGCCATGACGATGCCTAG
- a CDS encoding HAD-IIB family hydrolase, with amino-acid sequence MTMPRLLLCTDMDRTVIPNGHQVEHPHARETFSRLCSLPQVCLVYVTGRDLMLTKQAIDHYRLPMPAYAITDVGTKIYEQTEGSWLELSSWREEIAVDWAGKEHGQLEAVLADLDDLTLQEVDKQQEFKLSYYVALEVDHQPLLARIDNRLQGMGVNASLIWSIDEPNEIGLLDILPRHATKMHGIEFLADHLGYRREEILFAGDSGNDLPVMGSAIRSILVANADCATKTAAEQLARDNNVADTLYLAESDSFALGGNYAAGVLQGVVHFAPAIAQALNL; translated from the coding sequence ATGACGATGCCTAGGCTGCTGCTCTGTACCGATATGGATCGGACCGTGATCCCCAATGGCCATCAAGTCGAGCATCCGCATGCCCGGGAAACATTCTCCCGGCTGTGCAGTCTGCCGCAGGTCTGCCTGGTCTATGTGACCGGTCGCGACCTCATGTTGACGAAGCAGGCCATTGATCACTACCGGCTGCCCATGCCGGCCTATGCGATTACCGACGTGGGCACAAAAATTTACGAGCAAACAGAGGGGAGCTGGCTGGAGCTCTCCTCCTGGCGCGAGGAGATCGCCGTGGACTGGGCGGGCAAGGAGCACGGTCAACTGGAGGCGGTGCTTGCCGATCTTGATGATTTGACGTTGCAGGAAGTCGACAAGCAGCAGGAGTTCAAGCTCAGCTACTACGTAGCCTTGGAGGTGGACCATCAACCGCTCTTGGCCCGTATCGACAACCGTCTGCAGGGCATGGGCGTCAACGCCAGCCTCATCTGGAGTATCGATGAACCCAACGAAATCGGTCTGCTTGATATTCTGCCTCGTCATGCCACCAAGATGCACGGCATTGAATTTCTCGCCGACCATCTGGGCTACCGGCGTGAAGAGATCCTCTTTGCCGGTGACAGCGGCAACGATCTGCCGGTGATGGGCAGTGCGATCCGTTCCATTTTGGTGGCCAATGCCGATTGTGCAACCAAGACGGCGGCAGAGCAACTGGCCAGGGACAACAATGTCGCTGATACCCTGTATCTGGCCGAATCCGACTCCTTTGCCCTTGGCGGCAACTACGCCGCCGGTGTTTTGCAGGGCGTGGTTCATTTTGCCCCTGCCATTGCCCAGGCCCTCAACCTTTGA
- a CDS encoding carbohydrate kinase, with the protein MQKQAGLFIFGEVLFDCFPGGEQILGGAPFNVAWHLQALGDRPLFISRIGEDAQGGQILQAMRQWGMETGAMQIDTTRPTGRVEVRITNNEPSYDIVADSAYDRISAADLPDCSGGGVLYHGTLALRQEESREALRRLSEKPALKVFLDVNLRAPWWKRESVVDLLHRAYWAKMNELELQLLTQTEDDIAQQMEALQNQCGLEQLIVTRGERGALVRTAGGAMQSFSPEKVDAVVDTVGAGDAFSAVYLHGLLAGWPIETIGRRAQRFAGKVIGLRGATTSDSHFYQDVQDF; encoded by the coding sequence ATGCAGAAACAGGCAGGACTCTTTATTTTTGGTGAGGTGTTGTTCGATTGCTTTCCCGGCGGGGAGCAGATTCTCGGCGGTGCGCCCTTTAACGTGGCCTGGCATCTGCAGGCCCTGGGAGATCGCCCCCTGTTCATCTCCCGCATCGGCGAAGATGCACAAGGCGGACAGATTCTTCAAGCCATGCGCCAGTGGGGGATGGAGACCGGGGCAATGCAGATCGATACCACCCGGCCGACCGGTCGGGTCGAGGTGCGCATCACCAACAACGAGCCCAGTTACGACATCGTTGCCGACAGCGCCTATGATCGTATTTCGGCCGCCGACCTTCCGGATTGCTCCGGCGGGGGTGTGCTCTATCACGGCACGCTTGCCCTGCGGCAGGAGGAGTCGCGGGAGGCCCTGCGGCGGCTCTCGGAAAAGCCAGCACTGAAAGTTTTTCTCGATGTCAATCTGCGGGCACCCTGGTGGAAGCGGGAGAGCGTCGTGGACCTGCTGCACAGGGCCTATTGGGCCAAGATGAACGAGCTCGAGTTACAGCTGCTGACGCAGACAGAGGACGATATCGCCCAACAGATGGAAGCCCTGCAGAATCAATGCGGGCTTGAGCAGTTGATCGTCACCCGCGGAGAGCGTGGTGCACTGGTCAGGACAGCGGGTGGTGCGATGCAGAGTTTCAGCCCGGAAAAGGTCGATGCTGTGGTCGATACCGTGGGTGCCGGCGACGCCTTCAGTGCCGTATATCTCCATGGTCTGCTGGCGGGCTGGCCCATCGAAACAATTGGCAGGAGAGCCCAGCGTTTTGCTGGCAAGGTGATCGGGCTTAGAGGGGCGACAACCAGCGATTCCCATTTTTACCAAGACGTACAGGATTTTTGA
- a CDS encoding alpha-amylase family glycosyl hydrolase, whose product MYEQVSHTLLNDILNRIKPEISKQDLRHFYTRLGANFYGIHSLFQRLYGDREDFEEQAQKLVETMASQYIQRPQELRELDLAREKDYNWFLSQQWVGMALYCKGFAGTLQGLQERLYYFQDLGVNMVHVMPILQCPEGSSDGGYAVSDFREINPEVGTLEDLQQMAREMRQRDILLVLDVVVNHTSNQHYWARQAKAGEKKYQDYYYCFENRNVPDMFEQSMPEVFPENAPGNFTWDEEMQRWVMTVFNDYQWDLNYSNPSVFIEMINIILFWANQGADILRLDAVAFLWKKIGSSCQNEREAHLILQLFKDCCQVTAPGVVFIAEAIVAPLEVIKYFGEDAVIAKECEIAYNATFMALMWDAVATKNTRLLNQGIKNLPVKLDRATWLNYIRCHDDIGFGFDDRSIVSCGYDPAKHRKFLIDYFIGNYEDSHARGLPFGQNPKTGDARISGSLASLAGLEYALEQGDDSAIDDAIQLIVLLHGMIMSFGGLPLLYYGDAIGTLNDDSYRQDPFKKSDTRWVHRPSIDWERAELRNMPGTVEYKIFSEIKRMIAVRKEIEVFADFNNRELLEVENPYLFVFGRYHLQRANEWVLVVANFSDKPQHLNLEELGSWRGQRPLVDLYRGESPEIFKQSLVIPRFRFYWLSER is encoded by the coding sequence ATGTACGAACAGGTTTCCCATACACTGCTCAACGATATTCTCAACCGGATCAAGCCCGAGATATCGAAGCAGGATCTCCGCCATTTTTATACCCGCTTGGGCGCCAATTTTTACGGCATCCACTCGCTTTTTCAACGGCTCTACGGCGATCGCGAAGATTTTGAAGAGCAGGCGCAGAAACTGGTGGAGACCATGGCCTCCCAGTATATTCAGCGTCCCCAGGAACTGCGTGAACTGGATCTGGCCCGGGAAAAGGACTACAACTGGTTTTTGAGTCAGCAGTGGGTGGGTATGGCCCTGTACTGCAAAGGTTTTGCCGGTACCCTCCAGGGGCTGCAGGAGCGGTTGTACTACTTCCAGGACTTGGGCGTCAACATGGTCCATGTGATGCCGATTCTGCAGTGCCCGGAGGGAAGCAGCGACGGCGGCTATGCGGTGAGCGATTTTCGCGAGATCAATCCCGAGGTCGGCACGCTGGAGGATCTCCAGCAGATGGCCAGGGAGATGCGGCAGCGCGATATCCTGCTGGTACTCGATGTCGTGGTCAATCATACCTCCAACCAGCATTACTGGGCCAGGCAGGCCAAGGCCGGCGAGAAAAAGTATCAGGACTACTACTACTGCTTTGAAAATCGCAACGTACCCGACATGTTCGAGCAGAGCATGCCCGAGGTCTTTCCCGAAAATGCGCCGGGCAACTTCACCTGGGACGAGGAGATGCAGCGCTGGGTGATGACCGTATTCAATGACTACCAGTGGGATCTGAATTACAGCAATCCGTCGGTTTTCATTGAAATGATCAATATCATCCTCTTTTGGGCCAACCAGGGGGCGGATATCTTGCGTCTTGATGCGGTGGCCTTTCTCTGGAAAAAAATCGGCAGCAGCTGCCAGAACGAGCGGGAAGCCCATCTCATTTTGCAGCTGTTCAAGGACTGTTGCCAGGTGACCGCGCCAGGCGTGGTCTTCATTGCAGAGGCGATCGTCGCCCCTTTGGAGGTGATCAAATATTTCGGCGAGGATGCGGTTATCGCCAAGGAGTGCGAGATTGCCTACAACGCCACCTTCATGGCACTGATGTGGGACGCGGTGGCCACCAAAAATACCCGGCTGCTCAACCAGGGAATCAAGAACCTGCCGGTGAAGCTGGACCGGGCCACCTGGCTCAACTACATCCGCTGCCACGACGACATCGGCTTTGGCTTCGATGACCGCAGCATCGTCAGCTGCGGCTACGACCCGGCCAAGCATCGCAAGTTTCTCATCGATTATTTCATCGGCAACTATGAGGATTCCCATGCCCGCGGGTTACCCTTTGGCCAGAATCCCAAGACCGGAGATGCGCGCATTTCCGGTTCTCTGGCCTCGCTGGCCGGCCTGGAGTACGCCCTGGAACAGGGAGACGATAGTGCCATTGACGATGCCATCCAACTGATTGTCCTGCTGCACGGGATGATCATGAGTTTTGGCGGTCTGCCGCTGTTGTACTACGGTGATGCCATTGGCACGCTCAACGACGATTCCTATCGCCAGGATCCCTTCAAGAAAAGCGATACCCGCTGGGTGCACCGGCCATCCATCGACTGGGAGAGGGCGGAGCTGAGAAACATGCCGGGAACGGTCGAATATAAAATTTTCAGCGAAATCAAGCGGATGATTGCCGTACGCAAGGAAATCGAGGTCTTTGCCGACTTCAACAATCGTGAGTTGCTCGAGGTCGAGAACCCCTACCTGTTCGTCTTTGGCCGCTATCATCTGCAAAGAGCCAACGAGTGGGTCCTGGTGGTGGCAAATTTCAGCGACAAACCCCAGCATCTCAATCTGGAAGAACTCGGGTCATGGCGCGGGCAGCGTCCCCTGGTGGATCTCTATCGCGGGGAGAGCCCGGAGATTTTTAAACAGTCGTTGGTTATCCCCCGTTTTCGCTTCTACTGGCTCAGTGAGCGATAG
- a CDS encoding UXX-star (seleno)protein family 1, producing the protein MNTTIIFGKKGUPHTDRARAANPGHTFYDVKLDSTRMEEMLKHSQGQRKVPVIVIDGRVTIGFGGT; encoded by the coding sequence ATGAACACCACGATCATTTTCGGGAAGAAAGGCTGACCCCATACGGATCGCGCCCGTGCGGCGAATCCAGGTCATACCTTTTACGATGTGAAGCTTGACAGTACGCGGATGGAGGAGATGCTCAAGCACAGCCAGGGCCAACGCAAGGTCCCGGTCATTGTGATTGATGGCCGGGTGACCATTGGTTTTGGTGGTACCTGA
- a CDS encoding MarR family transcriptional regulator, with the protein MTEPSQSGTTGQAEALANLFRHASRMMARGSHRSHQAPHAQQRVLAILRERGPLTQAELLQLLDVRSSSLSELIGKLVHSGAIIRRRNENDKRGYILSLNENGGDGNRVVPETGPMFEANPFSCLDSQEQQQLQTLLVKIIDHLGQNRRGQGGRGRGRRHYLRNQVDREDTAKGKRHSRFGHSVRGRGRQKGNNSTDGDEEI; encoded by the coding sequence ATGACAGAACCTTCTCAATCTGGGACGACGGGGCAGGCGGAGGCACTGGCGAACCTGTTCCGTCATGCCTCCCGCATGATGGCCCGCGGTTCCCACCGGTCGCACCAGGCTCCCCATGCCCAGCAGCGGGTGCTGGCGATCCTGCGGGAACGCGGTCCGTTGACCCAGGCGGAGTTACTGCAACTGTTGGATGTCCGATCTTCATCCTTGAGTGAACTGATCGGCAAGCTTGTACATAGTGGCGCCATTATTCGCAGGCGCAACGAGAACGATAAACGGGGGTATATCCTCTCCCTCAACGAAAACGGAGGGGATGGAAACAGGGTGGTTCCCGAGACCGGACCCATGTTCGAAGCAAACCCTTTCAGTTGTTTGGATAGTCAAGAACAGCAGCAGTTGCAGACGCTCTTGGTGAAAATTATCGATCACCTGGGGCAAAACAGGCGTGGACAAGGCGGAAGAGGGAGGGGGCGGCGTCATTATTTGAGAAACCAAGTGGACCGGGAGGATACCGCCAAGGGCAAACGGCATAGCCGTTTCGGCCATTCGGTTCGTGGCCGGGGCCGGCAAAAGGGCAACAACAGTACTGATGGGGACGAGGAGATTTAA
- a CDS encoding NAD(P)H-dependent oxidoreductase, with product MSTPLRKKLLVLYHSQGGTMQRMAQRFALGAGHEEEVETICKPAAEAGLEDLLQCRGIAIGSPEYFGTMAGMIKDFFDRTYEDAREKTIGLPYVLFVCAGNDGRGAITQIERIAAGYKWRQALEHLRVVGEPTEEDMANIEELGHTMAAGVGMGIF from the coding sequence ATGAGCACGCCACTGCGTAAAAAATTGCTTGTGCTCTATCACTCCCAGGGCGGGACCATGCAGCGGATGGCCCAGCGGTTTGCCCTGGGTGCCGGCCATGAGGAGGAGGTGGAAACCATCTGCAAGCCCGCCGCAGAGGCCGGCCTCGAGGATCTCCTCCAATGCCGCGGCATAGCCATCGGTTCGCCGGAATACTTCGGCACCATGGCCGGGATGATCAAGGATTTTTTCGACCGGACCTATGAGGATGCACGCGAAAAAACCATTGGCCTGCCCTACGTGCTTTTTGTCTGCGCCGGCAACGACGGCCGGGGCGCGATCACCCAGATCGAGCGGATTGCCGCCGGATACAAGTGGCGCCAGGCCCTGGAGCACCTGCGCGTGGTCGGTGAACCCACAGAGGAGGATATGGCCAATATCGAAGAACTGGGCCACACCATGGCCGCCGGCGTGGGGATGGGCATCTTTTAA
- the cobO gene encoding cob(I)yrinic acid a,c-diamide adenosyltransferase, with translation MHGYIHVYTGNGKGKTTAALGLSLRAAAAGKKVYIGQFIKGMHYSELDLLPTIANITLKQYGRGCFIYTQPTEEDHQAAKDGLAEMAAILRSGAYDLVVLDEANIALYFGLLTFAELKAALLDRAEHVEVVLTGRYAPQELIDMADLVTEMQEIKHYYNKGVEARIGIEK, from the coding sequence ATGCATGGATACATCCACGTCTACACCGGCAACGGAAAAGGGAAGACCACAGCCGCGCTCGGCCTGAGCCTGCGGGCGGCAGCTGCCGGGAAAAAGGTCTATATTGGGCAGTTTATCAAGGGGATGCATTACAGCGAGCTCGACCTATTGCCGACAATCGCCAACATCACCCTCAAACAGTACGGCCGGGGCTGTTTTATCTATACCCAGCCCACGGAGGAGGATCACCAGGCCGCCAAGGACGGCCTAGCCGAGATGGCCGCCATTCTTCGCTCCGGTGCCTATGATCTGGTGGTGCTCGATGAGGCCAATATCGCCCTCTATTTTGGTCTTTTGACATTTGCGGAGCTCAAAGCCGCTCTTCTCGATCGGGCCGAACATGTCGAGGTCGTTCTGACCGGCCGCTACGCCCCTCAGGAACTGATCGATATGGCGGATCTGGTGACGGAGATGCAGGAAATCAAACACTACTACAACAAGGGCGTTGAAGCGCGGATCGGTATTGAAAAATGA